One Nocardia iowensis DNA window includes the following coding sequences:
- a CDS encoding TIR domain-containing protein has protein sequence MTEQGGRPRDFFISYSPADERWATWIAWQLESSGYRTLIQAWDFVPGTNFIDFMDRGVRDATVVLAVLSENYLQSHYGTMEWQAALRTDPGKLLPIRVADCALEGLLATITYVDLLHVATDEEARRILLERVRHLLAGRAKPDSAPRFPNGLAAAPDRYAYEAEAGPVESPLSRRTPVAAPAFPGVARRDEHRSGVSVLHVAGPRFGRGLLAPDEPSTARELQARIWANVTQLAGQGVLKPDMIVVTGDLTESARPREVDEALSFLTGLRVLLGLEPDRLIVVPGNHDVSKVSCHAYFLNCEARDRRPQPPYFPKLEQYARLFAELYQGLDQLVFDVGQPWTLFSIPELRVVVAGLNSTMATTHLPEDDYGRIGEPQAAWFAERLRPFEENGWLRLGVVRHDPLPGPAASPRDPALLRDADTLSRLLGGRLNLLLHGPGPGGPHLDRLDGKLPVIPAAAPGRDEIIHLTADGLARYSATASNAAEPTASLEWPWPNAVAALAPAGQPELVGPDDIVEPAVEAPAIVDPHGRLLERVAEVCETRYPGVKIRRVETEPPHLLVTLQRDDVIAQWRIGVHVGDMTRRAIEEFLGHDPEYGSELVYRGAPPPRSLRDEAASHGLRVRSFTEFQGLLDLDDYLAKQLDRLRTDRRYPPDLYVPQRFRVLEHGDQPVHDDLVADLLRLVAADHGRFVLVLGDFGRGKTFALHELARRITETMPALIPILIELRTLDKTHSVDGLVAAHLANHGEDRIDLKALRYMLREGRVVLLFDGFDELVTRISYEFAADHLETLLQAAVGKAKIIVASRTQHFASRAQVLTALGERVGLLQDRYILGIEDFAPAQVHAFLTNRYSGDTRRADARMRLITGIQDLLGLAQNPRMLSFIADLDERRLRAAAGAQQAVGAAGLYREILESWLSYEADRTATTAGSQPGLRPHELWLAVTAFALRSWETGEPYLRLAELTDVAKNLVEMTGSSRMSVQQHAHAIGSGSLLVRTEDNLFGFIHSSVTEWFVANHIAEQFAAGVPAPPQLAHAPLSQLSIDFLCDLADIRAARAWADGVLDDPVADEVSRTNAIRLTTRLRTAPTADLRGAMLAGEDLSYRDMQLVDLTGADLTGARLVGVNLDRAILRGARLVGARLDEASLVGADLTDTDFTRARLARADLTGARAPGSRWTRAALLDVTGTPTGTDLRGAAVVPGALAGTEFAPAAIGVRHGFHARHGRLPQPIAYSPDGGTLAIGSDDGGVLICDTETGLPLRTLQGHRNRSFAVAYTDTVLISGSSDGTVGIWDAATGELRRILHGHSEWPWPVMLNRAGDLLATGDAEGMLRLWSLPSGELRHECRAAGTGRELIYSLAFHDGVVAAAYRDGVVRLWDVETGRERGEFTGAPGSVFRIAFDPSGRLLAVGGVRGTVALWDPVRCRLIRELPGHTGRVYTLAFHPRLPLLATGDTEGGLRIWNVESGAAEHVPTDHNAAIYWLTFDPAGDLLASGDSAGLLCLRDSVTGELRHRITAHTGSIWPFAFRPDGAQLAVTDDQFTTRLWDPLTGTARHVLTGHGRQVRSVSFNADGTLLAAGGNDGVVRLWDPVTSRLVRRLVGSEDRLVTFESALFSGMQPQQLGVVGNDGRLSLLNLETGLFQRHINVEAAPVWAIAFDPTDQYVATANDDDTVTIWMRTTGALHTVCAEHRGRVRSIAFNADGTMMATGCDDSVVRLWDVESGQFLRELRGHRDRVYAVVFHGDRLASVSWDMTARIWDIGSGASLHELTRHTGRLWAAAADPHSGILATAGDDLVVRLWDMATGRHLHTMEGHKRRVWSLAFHPSGRLLASGGDDGNTILWTVPGGDYPDLDTAPTIRAELLGLPEGWAALAPDGRYKFEGNIAGQFWHVIGMSRFESGELDPYLPEVGQLPLDAPF, from the coding sequence GTGACAGAGCAGGGTGGGCGGCCGCGGGACTTTTTCATCAGCTATTCCCCGGCGGACGAGCGATGGGCGACCTGGATCGCCTGGCAACTGGAGAGTTCCGGTTATCGCACCCTGATTCAGGCCTGGGATTTCGTGCCTGGCACCAACTTCATCGACTTCATGGACCGTGGCGTGCGCGACGCCACCGTTGTGCTCGCGGTGCTGTCCGAGAACTATCTTCAATCCCATTACGGGACAATGGAATGGCAGGCCGCGCTGCGCACCGACCCGGGCAAACTGCTGCCGATCCGGGTCGCCGACTGCGCCCTCGAGGGACTGCTCGCCACCATCACCTACGTCGATCTGCTGCACGTGGCGACCGACGAGGAGGCTCGGCGCATCTTGCTGGAGCGGGTGCGGCACCTGCTGGCGGGCCGGGCGAAACCGGACAGCGCACCACGATTCCCGAACGGGCTCGCCGCGGCACCGGACCGCTACGCCTATGAGGCCGAGGCCGGCCCCGTCGAGTCACCGCTGAGCAGACGCACTCCCGTTGCGGCCCCGGCGTTTCCCGGCGTCGCGCGGCGGGACGAGCACCGCTCAGGGGTCAGCGTGCTGCACGTGGCCGGTCCGCGCTTCGGCCGCGGTCTGCTCGCCCCCGACGAGCCGAGTACCGCGCGGGAACTGCAGGCGCGCATCTGGGCGAACGTCACCCAGCTGGCCGGTCAGGGGGTACTGAAACCCGACATGATCGTGGTGACCGGCGATCTCACCGAATCCGCTCGCCCGCGCGAGGTCGACGAGGCGCTCAGCTTCCTGACCGGGTTGCGGGTACTGCTCGGCCTGGAACCGGACCGGTTGATCGTCGTGCCGGGCAACCACGATGTCTCCAAGGTCTCGTGTCACGCCTATTTCCTGAATTGTGAAGCGCGCGACCGTAGGCCACAGCCGCCGTACTTCCCGAAGCTCGAGCAGTACGCGCGGCTGTTCGCCGAGCTGTACCAGGGCCTCGACCAACTCGTGTTCGATGTCGGGCAGCCGTGGACGCTGTTCTCGATTCCCGAACTACGGGTGGTGGTCGCGGGTTTGAACTCGACCATGGCCACCACCCATCTGCCCGAGGACGATTACGGCCGGATCGGCGAACCGCAGGCCGCCTGGTTCGCCGAGCGGCTGCGGCCGTTCGAGGAGAACGGCTGGTTGCGGCTCGGCGTGGTCCGGCACGACCCACTGCCCGGGCCCGCCGCCTCGCCGCGTGACCCTGCTTTGCTGCGCGACGCCGACACGCTGTCGCGACTGCTCGGCGGCAGGCTGAACCTGCTGCTGCACGGCCCTGGACCCGGTGGGCCGCACCTGGATCGGCTGGACGGCAAGCTCCCTGTCATTCCCGCGGCCGCGCCGGGGCGGGACGAAATCATCCACCTGACCGCAGACGGGCTCGCCCGATATTCCGCCACCGCGAGCAATGCCGCGGAACCGACCGCGAGCCTGGAGTGGCCATGGCCGAATGCCGTTGCGGCACTGGCCCCGGCCGGACAGCCCGAGCTGGTCGGCCCCGATGACATCGTCGAACCGGCTGTCGAAGCCCCCGCCATCGTCGACCCGCACGGCCGCCTGCTGGAGCGGGTGGCCGAGGTGTGCGAAACCCGGTATCCGGGGGTGAAGATCCGCCGCGTCGAGACCGAGCCGCCGCATCTGCTGGTCACCCTGCAGCGTGACGATGTCATCGCGCAGTGGCGCATCGGCGTGCACGTCGGCGACATGACCAGGCGGGCGATCGAGGAATTCCTCGGCCACGACCCGGAATACGGCTCCGAGCTCGTCTATCGCGGTGCGCCGCCGCCGCGTTCGCTGCGCGACGAAGCCGCCAGCCACGGCCTGCGGGTGCGCAGCTTCACCGAATTCCAGGGCCTGCTGGATCTGGACGACTACCTCGCCAAGCAGCTGGACCGGCTGCGCACCGACCGCCGCTATCCGCCCGACCTCTATGTGCCGCAACGCTTCCGGGTGCTCGAACACGGCGATCAGCCGGTGCACGACGATCTCGTCGCCGACCTGCTGCGTCTGGTCGCCGCGGACCACGGCCGATTCGTCCTGGTGCTCGGCGATTTCGGGCGCGGCAAGACCTTCGCGCTGCACGAACTGGCCCGCCGCATCACCGAGACGATGCCCGCGCTGATCCCGATCCTCATCGAGCTGCGCACTTTGGACAAGACGCACTCGGTGGACGGCTTGGTCGCCGCGCACCTGGCCAATCACGGCGAGGACCGGATCGACCTGAAAGCGTTGCGCTACATGCTCCGCGAGGGCCGCGTGGTGCTGCTGTTCGACGGCTTCGACGAACTGGTCACCCGAATCAGCTACGAGTTCGCCGCCGACCATTTGGAAACCTTGCTGCAAGCCGCCGTCGGCAAGGCGAAAATCATCGTGGCAAGCCGCACCCAGCATTTCGCGTCACGCGCCCAGGTGCTGACCGCCCTGGGGGAGCGGGTCGGTTTGCTGCAGGACAGGTACATCCTCGGCATCGAGGATTTCGCGCCCGCGCAGGTGCACGCCTTCCTGACCAACCGCTACAGCGGCGATACCCGCCGCGCCGACGCCAGGATGCGGCTGATCACCGGCATCCAGGATCTGCTCGGTCTGGCGCAGAACCCGCGCATGCTCAGCTTCATCGCCGACCTGGACGAGCGGCGACTGCGGGCCGCGGCGGGGGCGCAGCAGGCCGTCGGCGCGGCCGGATTGTATCGGGAGATCCTGGAATCCTGGCTTTCCTACGAAGCCGACCGCACCGCGACTACGGCGGGCTCGCAGCCCGGGCTGCGGCCGCACGAATTGTGGCTCGCGGTAACCGCATTCGCGTTGCGCAGCTGGGAGACCGGTGAGCCGTACCTGCGGCTGGCCGAATTGACCGATGTCGCGAAGAACCTGGTGGAGATGACCGGCTCCAGCCGGATGTCGGTACAGCAGCATGCGCACGCCATCGGCTCCGGCAGCCTGCTGGTGCGCACCGAGGACAATCTGTTCGGCTTCATCCACTCCTCGGTGACCGAATGGTTTGTCGCCAACCACATCGCCGAGCAGTTCGCTGCGGGCGTGCCCGCCCCGCCCCAGCTCGCGCACGCGCCGCTGTCCCAGCTGTCCATCGACTTCCTGTGCGACCTCGCCGATATCCGGGCCGCGCGCGCCTGGGCCGACGGCGTGCTGGACGACCCGGTCGCCGACGAGGTCTCGCGGACCAACGCGATCCGGCTGACCACCCGCTTGCGCACCGCGCCGACCGCCGACCTGCGCGGCGCGATGCTGGCCGGCGAGGACCTCTCCTATCGCGACATGCAGCTGGTCGACCTGACCGGCGCGGACCTGACCGGCGCCCGCCTGGTCGGGGTGAACCTGGATCGGGCGATACTGCGCGGCGCCCGGTTGGTCGGTGCGCGGCTGGACGAGGCGAGCCTGGTCGGCGCGGACTTGACCGACACCGATTTCACCAGGGCGCGGCTGGCCCGTGCCGATCTGACCGGTGCTCGCGCGCCGGGTAGCCGCTGGACCCGCGCGGCCCTGCTCGACGTCACCGGAACCCCGACAGGCACCGATCTGCGCGGTGCCGCCGTGGTACCCGGCGCGCTCGCCGGAACCGAATTCGCCCCGGCCGCAATCGGTGTCCGGCACGGCTTTCACGCCAGGCACGGCAGGCTGCCGCAACCCATCGCGTACAGCCCCGACGGCGGAACCCTGGCCATCGGCAGCGACGACGGCGGTGTGCTGATCTGCGACACCGAAACCGGACTGCCGCTGCGCACTTTGCAGGGCCATCGCAACCGCTCGTTCGCGGTCGCCTACACCGACACTGTGCTGATCAGCGGCTCCAGCGATGGCACCGTCGGCATCTGGGACGCGGCGACCGGCGAGCTGCGCCGAATCCTGCACGGGCACAGCGAATGGCCGTGGCCGGTCATGCTGAACCGGGCGGGTGATCTACTGGCCACGGGCGACGCCGAGGGGATGCTGCGGCTCTGGTCGCTGCCCTCCGGCGAGCTGCGGCACGAGTGCAGGGCGGCAGGCACGGGCCGGGAGTTGATCTACAGCTTGGCTTTTCACGACGGCGTGGTCGCCGCCGCCTATCGGGACGGTGTGGTTCGGCTGTGGGACGTCGAAACCGGCCGCGAGCGTGGGGAATTCACCGGCGCGCCCGGCTCGGTGTTCCGGATCGCGTTCGATCCGTCGGGCCGACTGCTCGCGGTCGGCGGCGTCCGCGGCACGGTGGCGCTGTGGGATCCGGTGCGCTGCCGGTTGATTCGCGAGTTGCCCGGCCACACCGGACGGGTGTACACGCTGGCCTTCCATCCCCGGCTGCCGCTGCTGGCGACCGGGGATACCGAAGGGGGACTGCGCATCTGGAACGTCGAGTCCGGCGCGGCCGAGCATGTGCCGACCGACCACAATGCCGCCATCTACTGGCTTACCTTCGATCCGGCCGGTGATCTGCTGGCCTCCGGTGACAGTGCCGGGCTGCTCTGCCTGCGCGACAGCGTGACCGGCGAACTGCGGCACCGGATCACCGCGCATACCGGTTCGATCTGGCCGTTCGCCTTCCGCCCGGACGGCGCGCAGCTCGCGGTCACCGACGACCAATTCACCACGCGGCTCTGGGACCCGCTCACCGGGACGGCGCGGCACGTCCTCACCGGACACGGCAGGCAGGTCAGGTCGGTCAGCTTCAACGCGGACGGAACGTTGCTCGCGGCAGGCGGCAACGACGGTGTGGTCCGGCTGTGGGATCCGGTGACGAGCAGACTGGTCCGCCGGCTGGTCGGCAGTGAAGACCGGCTGGTCACCTTCGAGTCGGCGCTGTTCAGCGGCATGCAGCCGCAACAACTCGGGGTGGTCGGCAACGACGGTCGGCTCAGCCTGCTCAATCTCGAAACCGGACTATTCCAGCGGCACATCAATGTCGAGGCCGCGCCGGTCTGGGCGATCGCCTTCGATCCCACCGACCAGTACGTGGCCACCGCGAACGACGACGACACGGTGACCATCTGGATGCGCACCACCGGTGCACTGCACACGGTGTGCGCGGAGCATCGCGGACGCGTGCGGTCCATCGCGTTCAACGCCGACGGCACCATGATGGCCACCGGCTGCGACGACTCGGTGGTGCGGCTGTGGGATGTCGAATCCGGCCAGTTCCTCCGCGAGCTGCGTGGTCACCGCGATCGGGTGTACGCGGTGGTCTTCCACGGCGACCGCCTCGCCAGCGTCTCCTGGGACATGACGGCGCGCATCTGGGATATCGGCTCCGGTGCGAGCCTGCACGAATTGACCCGGCATACCGGGCGACTCTGGGCGGCGGCCGCCGACCCGCACAGCGGGATCCTGGCCACGGCAGGCGACGACCTGGTGGTTCGCCTGTGGGACATGGCAACCGGGCGCCATCTGCACACCATGGAGGGGCACAAGCGCCGCGTATGGTCGCTGGCTTTCCATCCGTCCGGACGGCTGCTGGCCAGTGGTGGCGACGACGGCAACACGATTCTGTGGACCGTGCCGGGGGGCGACTACCCAGATTTGGATACCGCGCCGACCATCCGCGCGGAACTACTCGGACTGCCGGAAGGATGGGCCGCGCTCGCACCCGACGGGCGGTACAAGTTCGAAGGCAATATCGCGGGCCAGTTCTGGCACGTGATCGGCATGTCCCGATTCGAGTCGGGCGAGCTGGACCCCTACCTGCCGGAGGTCGGGCAGCTCCCGCTGGACGCGCCCTTCTGA
- a CDS encoding SLC13 family permease, which produces MAVVPEQVDFSERNTPSSVTAGSARPRWGLSVLDWVRVALLLAGLLCVLTGLLPREEAADNMRRIGPLLLFLGSVIVLAELTRQAKVFDVIAHRLAILGRGYYPALFLLCVLFASSTTILLNLDTTAVLITPVMLALAAPARIPPLPLAMTTIWLANTASLLLPVSNLTNLLAADRVALTATEFAAKMWAPQLVSLAATMLCLWLWYWRRGRRDTDRYLPPDPIRPENAKERALLYTTAGACLLFILAIPFVGDSIGIAATIAAAIAVLAFALFDRASLRLSLIPWRLLVFVVGLFLVVPTLGRLGLSEVMHTLIGSDSGAVGAFRAAGAGATLSNIANNLPAYTAGEAVVPPENHNQLLALLIGTNIGPIVTPWASLATLLCLEFCRTHNVRVPMLRFVLTGLALAAIGTTGAVAALLIIG; this is translated from the coding sequence ATGGCAGTCGTGCCCGAACAGGTCGACTTCTCCGAGCGGAACACGCCGTCCAGTGTCACGGCGGGGTCCGCACGCCCCCGCTGGGGTTTGAGCGTGCTGGATTGGGTCCGCGTCGCGCTCTTGCTCGCGGGACTGCTGTGCGTGCTCACCGGGCTGTTGCCCCGCGAGGAAGCGGCCGACAATATGCGCAGAATCGGTCCGCTGCTGCTGTTTCTCGGCAGCGTGATCGTGCTGGCCGAGCTCACCCGCCAGGCCAAGGTGTTCGATGTGATCGCGCACCGGCTTGCCATCCTGGGTCGGGGTTACTACCCGGCACTGTTTCTGCTGTGCGTGCTGTTCGCCTCGTCCACCACGATCCTGCTGAACCTGGATACGACGGCCGTGCTGATCACTCCGGTGATGCTCGCGCTGGCCGCCCCGGCCCGCATCCCGCCGCTCCCGCTGGCCATGACCACCATCTGGCTCGCGAACACCGCGAGCCTACTGCTGCCGGTCTCCAATCTCACCAATCTGCTTGCCGCCGACCGGGTCGCACTGACGGCGACCGAGTTCGCCGCGAAAATGTGGGCACCCCAGCTTGTTTCGCTGGCCGCCACGATGCTGTGCCTCTGGCTGTGGTACTGGCGGCGCGGCCGCCGCGACACCGACCGCTATCTTCCGCCCGACCCGATCCGCCCCGAGAACGCGAAAGAACGGGCCCTGCTGTACACCACGGCCGGTGCCTGCCTGCTGTTCATCCTCGCGATCCCCTTCGTCGGCGACAGCATCGGCATCGCCGCGACCATCGCCGCCGCCATCGCGGTACTCGCCTTCGCCCTCTTCGACCGCGCCTCGCTGCGTCTCTCGCTGATCCCTTGGCGGCTACTGGTTTTCGTGGTCGGCCTGTTTCTGGTGGTCCCCACGCTCGGCCGCCTCGGCCTCTCCGAGGTGATGCACACGCTGATCGGTTCGGATTCCGGCGCGGTCGGCGCCTTCCGCGCGGCGGGCGCGGGAGCGACCCTGTCGAACATCGCCAACAACCTCCCCGCCTACACCGCGGGCGAGGCGGTCGTGCCCCCCGAGAACCACAATCAACTGCTGGCCCTGCTCATCGGCACCAATATCGGCCCCATCGTCACGCCGTGGGCATCCTTGGCCACCCTGCTCTGCCTGGAGTTCTGCCGCACTCACAACGTTCGCGTTCCGATGCTCCGCTTCGTCCTCACCGGACTCGCACTCGCCGCCATCGGCACCACCGGCGCCGTCGCCGCCCTGCTCATCATCGG